From a single Pleurodeles waltl isolate 20211129_DDA chromosome 8, aPleWal1.hap1.20221129, whole genome shotgun sequence genomic region:
- the LOC138249772 gene encoding P2Y purinoceptor 3-like: MENVTISAVSKNCTFNEDFKKILLPVVYSVVFVVGLSLNLTVIFQIWLSRKVLTRTTIYMLNLATADLLYVCSLPLLIYNYSNHDYWPFGDFTCRFVRFQFYSNLHGSIMFLTCMSFQRYLGICHPLSSWHKKRGKKFTWIVCVVVWFIVVAQCLPTFVYASTGTQRNRTVCYDLSPPDLSARYFPYGITLTITGFLIPFIVILVCYCSMTKILCQKDEMIGPAVRKKKDKAIRMIIIVVIVFAISFFPFHLTKTIYLIVRSLEGVPCLVLQTFAIVYKCTRPFASMNSVLDPILFYFTQQKFRQSTKNILERVSTKFQREHCVQKKVTGRVHGT; this comes from the coding sequence ATGGAGAACGTGACCATTTCTGCTGTATCCAAGAACTGCACCTTCAATGAAGATTTCAAGAAGATCTTGCTACCTGTTGTCTACTCTGTTGTTTTTGTCGTCGGCCTCTCCTTGAACTTGACCGTTATTTTTCAGATCTGGCTCTCTCGGAAGGTGCTGACCCGTACCACGATATACATGCTGAACCTGGCCACCGCGGACCTTCTCTATGTATGCTCCCTTCCCCTGCTCATCTACAACTACTCCAACCACGACTATTGGCCCTTCGGGGACTTCACCTGCAGGTTCGTCCGATTCCAGTTCTACAGTAACTTGCACGGTAGCATCATGTTCCTTACCTGCATGAGCTTCCAGCGTTACCTGGGCATCTGTCACCCTTTGTCGTCATGGCACAAGAAGCGGGGCAAGAAGTTCACATGGAttgtatgtgtggtggtgtggttcaTTGTGGTAGCCCAGTGTTTACCCACTTTTGTCTATGCCTCTACTGGTACCCAGAGGAACAGGACAGTATGTTACGACTTGAGCCCACCGGACCTCTCTGCTAGGTACTTCCCATATGGAATCACATTGACTATTACGGGGTTCCTCATCCCGTTCATCGTCATTCTGGTGTGCTACTGCAGCATGACCAAGATTCTATGCCAGAAGGACGAAATGATCGGGCCGGCTGTACGCAAGAAGAAGGACAAGGCCATCCGCATGATCATCATCGTGGTGATCGTGTTTGCCATCAGCTTCTTCCCGTTCCACCTCACCAAGACGATCTACCTGATTGTGCGCTCACTGGAGGGCGTGCCGTGCTTGGTCCTGCAGACATTTGCCATTGTGTACAAGTGCACCAGGCCCTTTGCCAGTATGAACAGCGTCTTGGatccaatacttttttatttcacgCAGCAGAAATTCAGGCAGAGCACCAAGAACATCCTGGAGCGCGTCAGCACCAAATTTCAACGTGAACACTGTGTCCAGAAAAAAGTGACCGGAAGAGTGCATGGGACATGA